From Roseburia hominis, the proteins below share one genomic window:
- a CDS encoding flavodoxin family protein: MKILVLKSSGNRHGSSNMIADEFIKGAAENGHEIKEYDVIHSDIRPCLGCNRCGMSGTCVQKDDFENELKDLIRQTDMMVFVMPVYYYNWPAQLQLLTGSTALPVS, encoded by the coding sequence ATGAAGATACTGGTATTAAAGAGTAGCGGCAACAGGCACGGCTCATCCAATATGATTGCCGATGAATTCATCAAAGGTGCGGCAGAGAACGGACATGAGATAAAAGAATATGATGTGATCCATTCTGATATCAGACCGTGTTTGGGATGTAACCGTTGCGGCATGAGCGGGACATGCGTACAAAAGGATGATTTTGAAAATGAGCTGAAGGATTTGATCAGACAGACGGATATGATGGTCTTTGTCATGCCGGTCTATTATTACAACTGGCCAGCTCAGTTGCAGTTATTGACAGGTTCTACAGCTTTACCGGTGAGCTAA
- a CDS encoding flavodoxin family protein, whose amino-acid sequence MANILILNGASRKNRNTAALIKAFSEGALSAGNQVKEFYLQTMDIHGCLGCEGCSRTKKGTEDPCIQKDDMSEINKTFMTAEVVVFASPVYFWTISGPLKTATDRLYAELRNLGYGGFPRKSVLLMTAGGSDYSQAVKWYETFERNLGWTNLGEVLGSGKTEEAKRLGSSIK is encoded by the coding sequence ATGGCTAATATTCTTATCCTGAATGGAGCTTCAAGAAAGAACAGGAATACGGCTGCTCTCATCAAGGCATTTTCAGAAGGGGCTCTCAGTGCCGGGAATCAGGTGAAGGAGTTCTATCTACAGACGATGGATATTCACGGCTGCCTTGGCTGTGAGGGATGCAGCAGGACAAAAAAGGGAACGGAGGATCCTTGTATTCAGAAGGATGACATGTCGGAAATCAATAAAACATTCATGACAGCTGAGGTTGTAGTATTTGCTTCTCCGGTGTACTTCTGGACAATCAGCGGACCGCTAAAGACGGCAACGGACAGATTGTATGCAGAGCTTCGTAATCTGGGATACGGCGGTTTTCCAAGGAAGAGTGTTCTGCTCATGACAGCGGGCGGCAGTGACTACAGCCAGGCGGTCAAATGGTATGAGACATTTGAAAGAAATCTTGGTTGGACAAATCTGGGAGAGGTGCTTGGATCGGGAAAAACGGAAGAAGCAAAACGCTTAGGCTCATCCATTAAATAA
- a CDS encoding aldo/keto reductase — protein sequence MMKDTVVLNNGVEMPRIGYGVYQIPSQVTEKCVSDALSVGYRSVDTAQCYGNEAATGRAIKASGIPRDEIFVTTKLWGGRGYKDTVTSIDGSLKALGLDHIDLLLIHEPTGDFHEIYRAMEDAYRAGKLRAIGVANFLEKNYRSLLETAKIIPAVDQIETHVFRQQKSMIELLKKNGTIHESWSPLACGQNGFFRNPVVKEIGSRYGKSNAQVGLRFLYQQGIVIIPKSTHIERMKENLDILGFELTAEEMDLLTCLDLDRSMFGWW from the coding sequence ATGATGAAAGATACAGTGGTTTTGAATAATGGAGTGGAGATGCCCAGGATCGGGTATGGAGTATACCAGATCCCTTCGCAGGTCACGGAAAAGTGCGTCAGCGATGCACTGTCAGTGGGATACAGATCGGTGGATACTGCACAGTGCTATGGAAATGAAGCCGCAACTGGCAGGGCAATCAAAGCATCAGGCATTCCAAGGGATGAGATATTTGTCACAACCAAACTCTGGGGTGGCAGAGGTTATAAGGATACTGTGACCTCTATAGACGGCTCACTTAAGGCATTGGGGCTGGATCATATCGATCTGCTGCTCATCCACGAACCTACGGGTGATTTCCATGAGATATACAGAGCGATGGAGGATGCTTACAGAGCCGGCAAGCTACGCGCAATCGGAGTTGCGAACTTTTTGGAAAAAAACTATAGGAGCTTGCTTGAAACAGCCAAGATCATACCTGCAGTGGATCAGATTGAGACACATGTATTTCGTCAGCAGAAAAGCATGATAGAACTCCTTAAGAAAAATGGTACCATACATGAATCCTGGTCGCCGCTTGCCTGCGGACAAAACGGATTCTTCCGGAATCCAGTGGTAAAGGAGATCGGCAGCAGATATGGAAAGAGTAACGCACAGGTGGGGCTCAGGTTCCTTTATCAGCAGGGCATCGTGATCATCCCGAAGTCAACACACATTGAGAGGATGAAAGAGAACCTGGACATTCTGGGTTTTGAACTGACGGCGGAAGAGATGGATCTGCTTACCTGTCTTGATCTTGACAGAAGCATGTTTGGATGGTGGTGA
- a CDS encoding MATE family efflux transporter — protein MNNKSLTEGAPWKGILSFMMPVLLGLLFQQLYNTVDTIIVGNFAGESPLAAVGACGVLTMAFLALANGFSAGACILIAQLFGAGRKEDMRRQASSSLIVMIAMGIAATVAGIVISRFALKYILATPDSLISMADTYFKIYAAGLIFQFGYNIVSAILRGIGDSKATLYFLLVASAVNVILDVLFIYSLNMGVAGAAIATDIAQALSCVVGFAYMMKKYPVFLWRLSELTFERDLAKKTLKAGFPMALQQFIVSFGFVFIQRAVNSYGEAMTASFSVAQKVETYMTLPASALMTTQGTFTGQNIGAGRLNRVKTGAKHTVLISEIITAGILIVVYVFARPIVTAFGLGPEAVGYCTDHVRFVALSLPVFASYFPLLGLFQGTNNALFSTLVATGALTVRVAVTYLLQGIPGIGYHMIWQNTLFGWGFGFALAWTHFLRGKWQKGIDQKKAEGGSYEDTGIKE, from the coding sequence ATGAATAATAAATCTTTGACGGAAGGGGCGCCCTGGAAGGGTATCTTATCCTTTATGATGCCAGTGCTTTTGGGATTGTTGTTCCAACAACTTTATAACACGGTGGATACTATCATTGTAGGGAATTTCGCAGGGGAGTCCCCTCTGGCAGCAGTTGGCGCCTGCGGTGTTCTCACAATGGCATTTCTTGCGCTGGCAAATGGTTTCTCAGCAGGAGCCTGCATCCTGATCGCTCAGCTTTTTGGGGCTGGTAGAAAAGAGGATATGCGGAGACAGGCATCTTCTTCTCTTATTGTTATGATCGCTATGGGAATCGCAGCTACAGTGGCAGGTATTGTCATCAGCCGGTTTGCCCTGAAATATATCCTGGCAACGCCGGACAGCCTGATCTCAATGGCGGATACTTATTTCAAGATTTATGCGGCAGGGCTCATATTCCAATTTGGATACAACATTGTATCAGCTATCCTTCGGGGGATTGGTGACAGCAAAGCGACATTGTATTTCCTGCTGGTAGCCAGTGCAGTAAATGTCATACTGGATGTTCTTTTTATTTACAGCTTGAACATGGGTGTGGCAGGGGCTGCAATCGCTACAGATATCGCACAGGCGCTTTCCTGTGTAGTAGGCTTTGCTTATATGATGAAGAAGTACCCTGTGTTTCTCTGGAGGTTAAGCGAACTCACATTTGAACGGGATCTTGCGAAAAAGACTCTGAAAGCAGGCTTTCCGATGGCATTACAGCAGTTTATTGTGTCATTTGGCTTTGTCTTTATCCAAAGAGCCGTTAACAGTTATGGGGAGGCCATGACAGCATCCTTCTCGGTTGCACAGAAGGTAGAAACCTATATGACTCTGCCTGCAAGTGCCCTCATGACGACGCAGGGTACTTTTACAGGGCAGAATATCGGGGCTGGGAGGCTGAATCGGGTGAAGACTGGGGCAAAACATACCGTTCTGATCTCGGAGATCATTACGGCAGGCATACTGATTGTGGTTTATGTGTTTGCAAGACCTATTGTAACGGCATTCGGATTAGGCCCGGAAGCCGTAGGTTATTGCACCGACCATGTACGGTTCGTGGCGCTCAGCCTTCCGGTGTTTGCATCGTACTTCCCACTTCTGGGGCTATTCCAGGGAACAAACAATGCACTTTTTTCTACTCTTGTTGCAACGGGTGCTCTGACGGTTCGCGTGGCGGTTACCTATCTTCTCCAGGGAATACCGGGCATAGGTTATCATATGATCTGGCAGAACACGCTGTTTGGCTGGGGATTTGGCTTTGCCCTTGCATGGACGCATTTTCTTCGAGGGAAGTGGCAAAAAGGAATAGATCAGAAAAAAGCAGAAGGAGGCAGTTATGAAGATACTGGTATTAAAGAGTAG
- a CDS encoding recombinase family protein, translating to MNIAIYMRLSKEDEFSHEESNSITMQRLLLRDYVREHFPQAKISEFSDDGYSGTNFDRPGVQALLDAVKNAEINCIIVKDFSRFARDYIELGSYLEQIFPFMGVRFISINDKYDSDQYSGNVADIDVNFKNLLYDLYSKDLSIKIKASVRAVKEQGKAVCSTPPFGYTKDPEDRHKFVISEDEAVVVRRLFRMYADGMSTVEIARIFNEEGVKPPSQVWMEKGIRVAAPKGGAFVWQHSGMLRMLKNRAYVGDLVQGVYECRKIRDDRRVTDPEKWIVTENHHEPIIDREIFDKVQARFQKSGRKWKRKDHHVLVGRVKCGCCGHNLRHSVSGHHYYWCPGLNIYHMHGCVKRIDDFYLEENILFQIQQHIMDLGESDKLLQTEKETAAAEAEALRKKCQAAEKAIEKAKDQRMAEFEAYALGQKKSYDASIDEVETLRKKHEELMEQLSEAEDKVRQLNRVKVHESFAVTRLTEELLDEYVESIEVHPGDEVRISWK from the coding sequence ATGAATATAGCGATTTACATGAGGCTTTCCAAAGAAGATGAGTTCAGTCATGAGGAAAGCAACAGTATAACCATGCAGCGGCTTTTGCTCCGGGACTATGTCCGGGAGCATTTTCCGCAGGCAAAGATTTCCGAGTTTTCGGATGACGGGTATTCTGGGACGAACTTTGACCGTCCGGGAGTGCAGGCTCTTCTGGACGCAGTGAAGAATGCGGAGATCAACTGTATCATCGTGAAGGACTTCTCGCGTTTTGCCAGGGATTATATTGAACTAGGATCTTATCTGGAACAGATATTTCCGTTCATGGGCGTGCGGTTCATCTCTATCAATGATAAATATGACAGTGATCAGTATTCCGGCAATGTGGCGGATATTGATGTAAACTTCAAGAATCTGCTCTACGACCTGTACAGCAAGGATCTGTCCATAAAGATCAAGGCATCCGTGAGGGCTGTAAAAGAGCAGGGAAAAGCGGTATGTTCCACTCCGCCGTTCGGATATACAAAGGATCCGGAGGACAGGCACAAGTTTGTGATATCTGAGGATGAAGCGGTGGTCGTAAGGCGGCTGTTTCGGATGTATGCGGATGGCATGTCCACGGTAGAGATAGCGAGGATCTTCAATGAGGAAGGGGTCAAGCCGCCTTCCCAGGTCTGGATGGAGAAGGGAATCCGCGTGGCTGCCCCTAAGGGCGGAGCCTTTGTCTGGCAGCACAGCGGGATGCTCCGGATGCTTAAGAACCGGGCATATGTCGGCGATTTGGTACAAGGCGTTTATGAGTGCAGGAAGATCAGGGACGACCGGCGGGTGACAGATCCGGAGAAATGGATTGTAACAGAGAATCACCATGAGCCGATCATCGACAGGGAGATTTTCGATAAAGTGCAGGCACGCTTCCAAAAGAGCGGCAGGAAGTGGAAACGGAAAGACCATCATGTTCTGGTAGGAAGAGTGAAGTGCGGATGCTGCGGTCATAATCTGCGGCACAGTGTTTCAGGGCATCATTACTATTGGTGTCCAGGTCTGAACATCTATCATATGCACGGATGCGTGAAGCGGATTGATGATTTTTATCTGGAAGAAAACATCCTGTTCCAGATTCAGCAGCATATCATGGATCTGGGAGAGTCGGATAAGCTTCTGCAGACAGAGAAGGAAACAGCGGCAGCAGAGGCGGAGGCTTTGAGAAAGAAATGCCAGGCAGCAGAGAAGGCGATTGAAAAAGCCAAGGATCAGAGGATGGCGGAGTTTGAAGCCTATGCCCTGGGACAGAAGAAAAGTTATGACGCATCCATCGATGAGGTGGAAACGCTCAGGAAGAAGCATGAGGAGCTGATGGAGCAGCTGTCAGAGGCGGAGGACAAGGTCAGGCAGCTGAACCGGGTGAAGGTGCATGAGAGCTTTGCGGTGACGAGACTGACAGAGGAACTTCTGGATGAATATGTGGAGAGTATCGAGGTTCATCCCGGAGATGAGGTCAGGATCAGCTGGAAGTAA
- a CDS encoding recombinase family protein produces MARTSKKKQAAAPVKKDKVYSVGIYARLSVDGTDRKNESIDNQLELCREYVRSHEDMEIFDCYSDLGKTGMNFQRDDFERLMADVRMRKVDCIVVKDLSRFGRNHLEMGNYLGKIFPFLGVRFIAVNDNFDNMDGDPETLGVQLKNLVNELYAKDIAVKIRSSRVKQFERGSFSGCHPVYGYDVVKEGNRRVLVINEEAAVIVRELFDRFLRGEGYVEMIEWLYTEKIHRPSDYRKYGHVHQQDGEELHNWHKATLNQILNNCAYIGWLICEQKDGERVSGRTSTKVLTGELKVRENNHEPIISEEVFQEVARQFEARSQRFSSGSSRNLPMGEDIYKDLIYCGLCGSKFTRECGLTNRSGGKVRNYQYRCVNKETIDDRRCDNDRISLIILNRLVEEALEKEFSLASTKQKDLVAASKRQAENEKKKMEKEITDIAYKVEEMKKTGSEDYIRYRSGEIDEQAMTESAEKRKKDIRRLQDRQKVLERRLAETDGKTEKRNHYLRTLMKCKKGTPLTAEVLHVLIDKIEVFKGRRVVIHFTYSGKEIRELEGGGKS; encoded by the coding sequence ATGGCAAGAACGTCAAAGAAGAAGCAGGCAGCGGCGCCTGTGAAGAAGGATAAGGTTTATTCTGTCGGCATTTACGCCAGACTGTCGGTGGACGGCACGGACAGGAAGAATGAATCCATAGACAATCAGCTGGAGTTGTGCCGGGAATATGTCCGGTCGCATGAGGATATGGAGATATTCGATTGCTACAGCGACCTGGGAAAGACCGGCATGAACTTCCAGAGGGATGATTTTGAGAGGCTGATGGCGGATGTCAGGATGCGGAAGGTGGACTGCATCGTGGTAAAGGATCTGTCCCGATTCGGCAGGAACCATCTGGAAATGGGAAATTATCTGGGAAAGATATTTCCGTTTCTGGGAGTCAGGTTTATCGCCGTCAATGATAATTTCGATAACATGGACGGGGATCCGGAGACTTTGGGAGTACAGCTGAAGAATTTGGTCAATGAACTGTATGCAAAGGATATCGCAGTGAAGATCCGGAGCTCCAGGGTGAAGCAGTTTGAGAGGGGAAGCTTCTCGGGGTGCCATCCGGTCTATGGATATGATGTAGTGAAAGAAGGCAACCGTAGGGTGCTTGTCATCAATGAGGAAGCTGCGGTGATCGTCAGGGAATTGTTTGACCGGTTTCTGCGCGGCGAAGGTTATGTGGAGATGATTGAATGGCTTTATACTGAGAAGATCCACAGGCCGAGCGATTACAGGAAATACGGCCATGTGCATCAGCAGGACGGAGAGGAACTGCATAACTGGCACAAGGCAACGCTGAACCAGATTCTGAATAACTGCGCGTATATCGGGTGGCTGATCTGCGAGCAGAAGGACGGTGAGCGAGTCAGCGGAAGGACAAGCACGAAGGTTCTGACCGGGGAGCTTAAGGTCCGTGAGAATAACCATGAGCCGATCATTTCCGAAGAGGTGTTCCAGGAAGTGGCCAGACAGTTTGAAGCGAGGTCTCAGAGGTTCTCTTCCGGTTCATCCAGGAATCTGCCGATGGGAGAGGACATCTATAAGGATCTGATCTATTGCGGTCTGTGTGGCAGTAAGTTCACAAGGGAATGCGGTCTTACCAACCGTTCCGGCGGCAAGGTCAGGAATTATCAGTACAGGTGCGTGAACAAAGAAACGATTGATGACCGCAGATGTGATAATGACAGGATTTCCCTGATCATATTGAACCGGCTGGTAGAGGAAGCACTGGAGAAAGAGTTTTCCCTGGCATCCACAAAGCAGAAGGATCTGGTCGCTGCAAGCAAAAGGCAGGCTGAGAATGAGAAGAAAAAAATGGAGAAGGAGATTACGGATATCGCCTATAAGGTCGAGGAAATGAAGAAGACCGGCAGCGAAGATTATATCCGGTACCGTTCCGGAGAGATAGACGAGCAGGCCATGACGGAATCGGCGGAAAAAAGGAAGAAAGATATACGAAGGCTGCAGGACAGGCAGAAGGTTCTGGAGAGAAGGCTGGCAGAGACTGACGGCAAGACGGAGAAGAGGAATCACTATCTGCGGACGCTGATGAAGTGTAAGAAGGGTACACCGCTGACAGCGGAAGTACTCCATGTCCTGATAGACAAGATCGAGGTGTTCAAGGGAAGGCGGGTTGTGATACATTTTACCTATTCCGGCAAAGAAATCCGCGAACTGGAAGGTGGTGGCAAGTCATGA
- a CDS encoding SDR family NAD(P)-dependent oxidoreductase, whose product MKKTIVVLGAGNGCGNRVAEKFGQNDFRVILMARNAEHLKEYEKEFTDKGIEVHTKVADAARTETVTKAFDEVKSEFGVPDVLFYNVGITMPDANLKEEKNADLLMRRFQVDVAGAYHAIQQVVGEEFRKKKGTILVTGGGFGLYPMDEFLPLSIDKAALRAMCIALHNKLKEQDIYVGTLTVTDSIVPGGKCDPALLAADFWKMYVERGECEMMH is encoded by the coding sequence ATGAAGAAGACAATTGTGGTATTAGGAGCAGGAAACGGATGCGGCAACAGAGTAGCGGAGAAGTTTGGGCAGAATGATTTTCGCGTTATCCTGATGGCAAGAAACGCAGAGCATCTGAAAGAGTATGAAAAGGAATTTACGGACAAAGGAATTGAAGTTCATACCAAAGTTGCAGATGCCGCCAGGACAGAAACTGTAACAAAAGCGTTCGACGAGGTTAAATCTGAGTTTGGGGTGCCGGATGTCCTGTTTTACAATGTCGGTATCACTATGCCGGATGCAAACCTGAAAGAAGAAAAGAACGCAGACCTTCTGATGAGACGTTTTCAGGTGGATGTTGCCGGAGCGTATCATGCGATCCAGCAGGTAGTAGGAGAAGAATTCAGAAAAAAGAAGGGAACAATCCTTGTGACCGGCGGTGGTTTTGGACTTTATCCAATGGATGAATTTCTTCCTCTCTCCATAGATAAGGCTGCTCTCAGAGCAATGTGCATTGCGCTTCACAACAAGCTGAAGGAGCAGGATATCTATGTTGGCACGCTGACAGTTACTGACAGCATTGTTCCGGGCGGAAAATGTGATCCGGCTCTGCTCGCAGCGGATTTTTGGAAGATGTATGTAGAACGTGGTGAATGTGAGATGATGCACTAA
- a CDS encoding DUF3427 domain-containing protein gives MTLSGTGKTYASAFAIRESNPNKILFLVHREQIAKQAINSYQKVFGDTKTFGLLSGNAKDFNADYLFSTMQMMAKPEIYSRFQRNEFDTIIIDEVHRAGANSYQKIMEYFTPKFWLGMTASPDRTDGYDIYGLFDHNIAYEIRLEQALEENLLCPFHYFGITDIEINGESFNDSSGVKNFANLVCEERVNYILEKAEYYGYCGTRVKGLIFCSRKEEGIELSKKFNQKNYRTVFLCGENSQEEREDCVERLVDDQRQDYLDYIFTIDIFNEGVDIPEVNQVIMLRPTESPIVFVQQLGRGLRKTEDKEYVVILDFIGNYMNNFMIPVALSGDRSYNKDNMRKYVSGGTRIIPGSSSIHFDEIARKRVYESIDLAKTNDMKLIKDSYQNLKHKLGHIPKIRDFSDYGAIDITKIFDKCGSYYAFLVKYEKEYTIRLSEEEATIIEYLSRKMARGKRIHELAVINDLLKHERRMMIYFEKMLKIEYGIDISEKEKESVIRNLTNKFPKKEDQKKFKSCVFVENDENGEYRAASHFEKLLENEVFSNMVSEIVSFGIEHCQINYSDRYKKTNFQLYQKYTYEDVCRLLNWKSNMNAQNIGGYFYDADTKTLPVFINYEKAEDAIAYEDRFISPSELIALSKHPRKINSSDAMHIYKRSPEDNENRIYLFVRKNKDDKEAKEFYFLGEIYAVGDPEPIFMESTKDDAFEIDYYLDVPVREDIYEYITGE, from the coding sequence TTGACATTATCGGGAACAGGTAAGACATATGCTTCTGCATTTGCAATTAGAGAAAGTAATCCAAATAAAATATTATTTTTAGTACATAGAGAGCAGATTGCAAAACAGGCTATTAACAGTTATCAAAAAGTTTTTGGAGATACAAAGACTTTTGGACTACTCTCTGGAAATGCTAAGGATTTCAATGCGGATTATCTTTTTTCGACTATGCAGATGATGGCTAAACCAGAAATATATTCTAGGTTTCAAAGAAATGAGTTTGACACAATTATCATTGATGAAGTACATCGGGCAGGAGCAAATAGCTACCAGAAAATAATGGAATATTTTACTCCGAAATTTTGGCTAGGTATGACAGCAAGTCCCGATAGAACAGATGGATATGATATTTATGGTTTATTTGATCATAATATAGCTTATGAAATAAGGCTAGAACAGGCATTAGAGGAAAATTTGCTATGCCCATTTCATTATTTTGGAATTACGGATATAGAAATTAATGGAGAATCTTTTAATGATAGTAGTGGAGTAAAGAACTTTGCAAATTTAGTGTGTGAAGAGCGAGTAAATTACATTTTAGAGAAGGCCGAATATTATGGATATTGTGGAACCAGAGTGAAAGGACTCATTTTCTGCAGTAGGAAGGAGGAAGGCATTGAATTATCCAAAAAGTTCAATCAAAAAAATTATCGGACAGTATTTTTGTGTGGAGAAAATTCTCAAGAGGAAAGGGAAGATTGTGTTGAAAGGCTAGTTGATGATCAAAGACAGGACTATTTGGATTATATTTTTACTATTGATATTTTTAATGAGGGCGTAGATATTCCGGAAGTGAATCAGGTAATTATGTTGCGGCCGACTGAAAGTCCGATAGTATTTGTTCAGCAATTGGGCAGAGGATTGAGAAAGACTGAAGATAAAGAGTATGTAGTTATTCTGGACTTTATTGGTAATTATATGAATAATTTTATGATACCAGTTGCTTTGTCCGGAGATCGCTCCTACAATAAAGATAACATGCGCAAATATGTTTCAGGTGGTACAAGAATTATTCCGGGAAGTTCTAGCATTCATTTTGATGAAATTGCTAGAAAGCGTGTTTATGAATCAATTGATTTGGCCAAAACAAACGATATGAAATTAATTAAAGATTCCTATCAAAACTTAAAACATAAATTGGGACATATTCCTAAGATCCGAGATTTTAGTGATTATGGTGCGATTGATATAACTAAAATATTTGATAAATGTGGATCTTATTATGCTTTTTTAGTGAAGTATGAGAAAGAATACACTATAAGGTTATCAGAGGAGGAGGCAACTATTATTGAGTATTTGTCGCGAAAGATGGCAAGAGGAAAACGCATCCATGAATTAGCAGTTATTAATGATTTATTAAAACATGAACGAAGAATGATGATTTATTTTGAAAAAATGTTGAAAATAGAATATGGGATTGACATTTCCGAAAAAGAAAAAGAGTCAGTTATTAGAAATCTTACGAATAAATTTCCTAAAAAAGAGGACCAGAAGAAGTTTAAAAGCTGTGTTTTTGTTGAAAATGATGAAAATGGGGAATATAGGGCAGCAAGCCACTTTGAAAAACTATTAGAAAATGAAGTGTTTTCAAATATGGTGTCTGAAATAGTTTCGTTTGGTATTGAGCATTGTCAGATAAATTATTCGGATAGATATAAAAAAACTAATTTTCAATTGTATCAGAAATACACTTATGAGGATGTTTGCAGATTGTTGAATTGGAAAAGTAATATGAATGCGCAAAATATAGGCGGATATTTTTATGATGCAGATACGAAAACATTACCTGTATTTATCAATTATGAGAAGGCTGAGGATGCAATTGCGTATGAGGACAGATTTATTTCACCAAGCGAATTGATAGCTTTATCAAAGCATCCTAGAAAAATTAATTCGAGCGATGCAATGCATATTTATAAAAGAAGTCCTGAGGATAATGAAAATAGGATTTACTTGTTTGTGCGAAAAAATAAGGATGATAAAGAAGCAAAGGAATTTTATTTTTTGGGTGAAATATATGCGGTGGGAGATCCAGAACCTATATTTATGGAATCTACAAAAGATGATGCATTTGAGATTGATTATTATTTAGATGTGCCAGTAAGAGAAGATATTTATGAATACATAACGGGAGAATAA
- the mutT gene encoding 8-oxo-dGTP diphosphatase MutT codes for MKTIEVVAAIIVSEDKIFATQRGYGEFKDGWEFPGGKIETGERPEEALRREIKEELDTEIEVGKLFDTVEYDYPNFHLTMYCYLCKVKSGNLILKEHEAAKWLTADMLDSVEWLPADFGLIKKLKSVI; via the coding sequence ATGAAGACTATAGAAGTTGTGGCGGCTATTATTGTATCTGAAGACAAAATCTTTGCAACCCAACGTGGTTATGGAGAATTTAAGGATGGATGGGAATTTCCCGGTGGAAAAATTGAAACGGGTGAACGTCCAGAAGAAGCTTTAAGGCGTGAAATAAAGGAAGAATTAGATACAGAAATTGAAGTGGGAAAATTATTTGATACAGTTGAATATGATTATCCGAATTTTCATTTAACAATGTATTGCTATTTATGTAAGGTTAAGTCTGGAAATCTGATACTAAAGGAACATGAAGCTGCAAAATGGTTGACGGCAGATATGCTTGACAGTGTAGAATGGCTTCCGGCAGATTTTGGATTAATTAAAAAGTTAAAATCAGTAATATAA
- a CDS encoding LysR family transcriptional regulator, giving the protein MIMLNNNLRIFITAAELESLTEAAKKLYVSQPAISQAIKKMEEELNVRLFIRNKRSTLQLTEAGKDILALAYKMADLENKLYQRAYEENHLMGGMIRIASVPLGVSLILSHVLPIFKKQFPDVQIELLEGTPFEVKNMVLNYQADIGITTSPYLGLSHKLLMMDHMISINRDKAVRIDLRKENLDLILCRVARDSISEQLAGQNIDLSHSQVVEAASTQINMIENGGGRGVISELMLSTIPNALVRGTVLPKMEIEISLIAHDFDGLPAAAKEISEMIMQRAI; this is encoded by the coding sequence ATGATTATGTTAAACAACAACCTGCGTATTTTCATTACCGCCGCAGAACTGGAGAGTCTCACGGAAGCCGCAAAAAAGCTTTATGTATCACAGCCTGCCATCAGCCAGGCAATCAAGAAGATGGAAGAAGAACTGAATGTGAGGCTCTTTATCCGAAATAAAAGAAGCACCCTACAGCTGACGGAAGCAGGAAAAGACATCCTGGCTCTTGCCTATAAAATGGCAGACCTTGAAAACAAGTTGTACCAACGTGCCTATGAAGAAAACCATCTCATGGGCGGCATGATCCGCATTGCATCGGTTCCCCTTGGTGTTTCACTGATCCTTTCCCATGTACTTCCCATATTTAAAAAGCAATTTCCGGACGTACAGATAGAATTACTCGAGGGAACGCCTTTTGAAGTCAAAAACATGGTTCTAAACTATCAGGCAGATATTGGAATCACTACCTCTCCCTATCTGGGACTATCCCATAAGCTTCTGATGATGGATCATATGATTTCAATAAACCGGGACAAAGCGGTCAGAATTGATTTAAGAAAAGAAAACCTGGATCTAATATTATGCCGTGTTGCCCGGGATTCTATCTCAGAACAGCTTGCGGGTCAGAACATCGACCTATCCCACAGTCAGGTAGTGGAAGCTGCCAGCACCCAGATCAACATGATTGAAAACGGAGGTGGCAGAGGGGTTATTTCAGAACTGATGCTCTCCACAATACCTAATGCGCTTGTACGTGGAACAGTTCTGCCTAAAATGGAAATAGAGATCAGCCTCATCGCCCATGATTTTGATGGGCTTCCTGCGGCGGCAAAAGAAATTTCCGAGATGATCATGCAGAGAGCAATATAA